A window of Benincasa hispida cultivar B227 chromosome 9, ASM972705v1, whole genome shotgun sequence genomic DNA:
ATAATCGAGGAGCGTCTTGCTGCCCAACATCAAGATATTCAAGGTCTTCTTCTTGACAACCAGAGGCTAGCTGCAACCCATGTTGCGCTTAAGCAGGAACTAGAAGCAGCCCAGCATGAGTTGCAACGCATGGCTCATGTTGCTGATTCGTTACATGCAGAAAGGGATATTCAGATGAGAGAATTGTATGAAAAATCGGTAAGACTAGAGGTTGATCTGCGAGGTGTTGAGACTATGCGAGCAGAGCTTCTACAAGTTCATTCTGATGTCAAGGAATTAACTACTGCAAGGCAGGAGCTCACTGGGCAAGTACAAGCAATGACACAAGATTTAACTAGAATTACTGCAGATTTGCAGCAGGTCCCTGCTTTGAGGGCAGAAATTGAAACTGTGAAGCAGGAATTACATCGTGCAAGGTATTTTGTGGTAGTCTTTTGGATTGTAATTGGCgattaagtgtttttttttgggtatatatattttataattctgATTAGCATGTATATATTTTGCATATCTAGAGTTGCAATCGAGTATGAAAAGAAGGGATATGCAGAGAATTATGAACACGGTCAGGTCATGGAGAAGAAACTGGTTTCAATGGCTCGGGAATTGGAGAAACTTAGAGCTGAGGTTGCTAATGCAGAGAAGAGAGCTCATGCTTCTGCTGCCGTTGGTGGAAATACTGGTATGCACATTCTTTTGAGTTTCTAATGGATATTGGCTATTCTGTTTTAACCTAAGATCATATGTATCTATTATCTGGGGTTGAGAAGATTATTTTCATTCTATCATCTGAGAGAATGTGCATGTCGGAGGGGTTAGACTTGTGGTCCACTCTTtctgattaaagaaaattatagttATATAAACTTCCCATCATGTGAACAAAGACAAAGATATTCGCAATTCAATGTGATGCATACTATTTAGAGCTTAACCGTGGTATTTACTCCATGGTATTCACACGTCAGTTGCTAAACCTGCCCCTTATATTTAGATGCATGGCTGAATCATCACTGTGAAGAACAGTTGATAATTGAAGTGACATTATTATAGAATTAAATTTTGGAATTGTGGGCCATTGCCCACTAATTTATCGAAATACTTTCTACCATCAATTTGATGATGACAGTATCTAATAACAATATTTTCCCGCTACTTGATGTTGTATATAATATTGTTGCATACACGAGTTTGGTTAGGATTAAAGCTCCTCATCTATATTCACATTCTTGTAAGCTGTTATTCGTAGAGCTGAATTTAAAATATGATGGAACAAAGGTTACTTTTCTTTAAAGGGGAAACAAGTttcattgatgaatgaaataaagGGAGTAAGAACACCTAACCCTTTTAGTTACAAGACAACTCTCCAATTTGGAATCAATGAAGAAAGACTATAAGCAGAAAAGACCAATACAGCAGATGAAGCATATCAGTTATCAGAGGTAGAGAAGGATTCCTCGGATATTTTGCCATTCCTCTTGCCCCGAAGAAACCAAAGGAAACCCTGTTTAATGCAAACTACAATATCTTCTTCACGCCTTGGTAGGGATATCCCTAAAAAGTATAGGCAAGAATGTTTTATGCTTAAGTCAATGACCATCCAATAGCATCAAGGATGATTACCCAAGCCTTAGGAGCAAAGGTTACAGTGTACACAAGGGTAGTCAAGATGTCAGACCCTTCTCTACGTTTCCTCATTTATATCATTTATCCTCTTTAAAAATTTGTCGGGTGTCGGAGTTTTTGGTCTGGTTGGGGAATTCAGTCTCTTTTTCCTTTGGGTTCCTTAGGTCTTTGTCTAATAGGGGATCGACAGAGGTGGCCTCTCTTTTTTCCTTGATTGAGAGTTTTGACTTTAGGCTTGGGAGAAAGGAAGTTTGTGTGTGGAGTCCCTACCTTTCAAAGGGCTTCTCGGGCTTCTCTTGTAAGCCTTTTTTAGGTTTTTATTGGATCCCTCTCCCGTTGTTGAGTCGGTCTTTGACGTGTTATAGAGGATTAAGATTCTATAGAAAGTTAAGTTCTTTTCTTGGCAAGTTTTGCTTAGACGTGTGAACACGATAGATAGGCTTATGAGAAAGATGCATTCGCTAATGGGGCCTTGGTGTTGCATCCTTTGTCGGAAGGCAGAGGAAAATCTGGATCACCTTTTCCATGAGTGTTAGTTTGCCAAATTTGTGTGGAATGACTTCTTTCAGGAGTTCGATTTTGCGCTTGCTTGTTAGAGGGATGTTCGTTTCACGATTAGGGAGTTCCTCCTCCATCTGCCTTTTAAAGAGAAAGACCGTTATCTTTGGGACGCAGGGGTTTGTGCGATTTTGTGGGATCTTTGGGGGGAAAATCAATAGTGTTTTGCGGTGTGGAAAGAGACCCTAGCGAGATGTGGTCCTTAATGAGGTTTCACGTTTCTCTTTGGGCTTTGGTTTCGAGGataatttgtaattattctcTTGGAAACATTTTACTTAGTTGAAATCCCTTCCTCTAAGGGGTTTTGAAAGCTCGGTGTTTTTGTATTcctttgtattctttcatttttttctcaacgAAAGCAATTGATTCTATATAAAAAAGAAGTTTACAGCTGGAGGGACTCATAATACACCTACGCGTTTGAAGATGATTTTCTATATTAATAGAACCAAGATTAAGTTTCTATAGAAAAgtttttatcttcttggaaTAAGCAACTGTCCAAATCACCCACGTAGGACTAGAGGATTCCACTTGATCTCCCATGAGAGATTTAAATGTAAAAGCGTGGGATGGATCAATGGGCCATGATGAAGAGTCAACATTCGGAGAGTTGATAAGAAAGAATGGACTATTTTGCTATCTCTAAGTCATTTAGATTGGGTAGAAGGTTGGATTCCCAATTGTTGCGAGACATTccaaacttcgacaaccatACTATATGCACGTTTGTTAAATGTACAAGGAGGGGAAAATTGATGCTAGGATTCCAGGACTCGACCGAGAATCATGACAAAAAGAAGTAGAAAGACCATTACCAAGACATCTTTGAGCATGACTAGCCACAAGATGAACGGTAGAAAGTGAGATTTGTTAAATCCTATATTAATAGGATGTGGTCAAACTTGAAAGACAATTAACCTCTGAATAATAATTCTTAGCAACAATAAGTTTGTGCTAAAGAGAATTATCTTCATGTAAGAATCTCGAAACCCACTTTGCAAAGAGGGTTCAATTGCGACGCTTAAAGTTACCAGTGCCAATGCCACATAGTAGTTTGGATTACACGACCTTACTTGAACAGGGTctgttctataggttgtacatctgtgtccttgagttctaaAGTTTGGGATTACGTAGTTATGTTTTGTTAAGGGACACATAAATAATGCCTGTACTAAAGAAGTCTTTCCTTAATCATAGTCAAAACGTCCTGTTTCTTTTGTGGAATCAAATTGCACTGTTCTTTCTTATAGAAAGGTTAAAATACTATATTGGTTCTTGTACTTTGGGTTTCATTCCATTGTTGTCTTTGTACTTTCGAATGTCCAAATTTAGTCTTTGTACTTTCCTAATCAAAACCCTTTTTTGGAATCAACAAACTCAGTCCAATGATTGATTCTAGATGAGCTTAAATCTAATTAGAATCTGGTATGTAGCTGAAAAGTGGATTGTCCTCTGATTGAAGAGCTTTGATATGTTTTGTGCAAAATATCTCATTAATTGAAATATCCTGTAGTTCATATTGTCATATGTTCTCTCTGAACCTGATAAATAATTTGTCTAGCTGCTGGTTATGGTGCAAATTATGGCAATGCTGATGCTGGATACGCGGGAAATCCATATTCTACCAATTATGGCTTGAACTCCGTAAGTTTTCACCCTGTTTATTACTTTTGCTGTAGGTTGTATACACTGTTGTGTGCTGTACATCTGGGAAAGAAGAAAAGTATAACATGGATAACAAATGTTTATGATTCAATTTTTGGTATGAATATTTCTGAAAAAATCATGAAAGCAATGAAAAtgtggattaattttttaaaatcattaacCTTTGATATTTCTCAAATCGGTTAACTATTCATATATGaagttaattttttcaattagaTACAAAgtataatagttattttatgcTTCACActactaatttttttatatatatcaggttaatattatttatatattctGTGCCGCTCCTCACAAACCTCTCTCTCCCCTTATGTTCTTGGCCAACCCCATCAGGGACAAAAAAAGCAAAAGTAAAACCAAAGATAATTACAAGCATGTGCTCCTATTATTTGCTAATAAGACACTAATTCATTTTTGAGAAATTAGCGTGTTGCCGTGTTCGTGTGTCCGTGTTTATGCCTATGCTTCTTAGCCTCTCCCCATTTCCCTTCCACTTTGCGCTAGGCTCTAGACCTGAATTGTGTAGAGCATTTGAAATCTCTGCCAAACCAACCAAGTACAAACGAAGCAGAAgtgaaatcaaaatatttacaagcaTGTGCTcctattatttaaaaaaattaaaggggTTGCTATTTTATTGGACTGTCT
This region includes:
- the LOC120085854 gene encoding protein FLX-like 1 — protein: MSGRNRGPPIPLNAVPHGGLQPVREPPFARGLGPLPHPVLLEEIRESQYGMHPGSLPPHPVIIEERLAAQHQDIQGLLLDNQRLAATHVALKQELEAAQHELQRMAHVADSLHAERDIQMRELYEKSVRLEVDLRGVETMRAELLQVHSDVKELTTARQELTGQVQAMTQDLTRITADLQQVPALRAEIETVKQELHRARVAIEYEKKGYAENYEHGQVMEKKLVSMARELEKLRAEVANAEKRAHASAAVGGNTAAGYGANYGNADAGYAGNPYSTNYGLNSVQSGTDGYPPYGPGSVPWGAYDMQRAQGHR